A genomic segment from Triticum dicoccoides isolate Atlit2015 ecotype Zavitan chromosome 1A, WEW_v2.0, whole genome shotgun sequence encodes:
- the LOC119306426 gene encoding zinc finger BED domain-containing protein RICESLEEPER 2-like, translating into MYVPCPHNSEVICEGLHQVLVEWHLERKISTVTLDNCAANDKAIWNMEDKLDSNSLMLQGKLIHMRWCVHILNLIVQDGMSVLKEGIERVRDSVAYWSATPKRHERFEKMARTLNIPYTRKIGLDCKTRWNSTYLMLSTALPYQEIFYRLSRQVKQFDCCPTIEDWNFAKEVCDKLKIFYDIIELLSGTKYVTSNILFPKICCIRLVIRKWSATNNELMQKICEEMKEKFDKYWLDVHGLMAMATILDPRYKTHMLQALFGSLYGYEHAANKVDELKNLMVELLLEYKESDEPAASVQVAAQVDKDQEDEAGILLDQYMMQQPIVSSQLCTELDLYLEEPALPRTQEVDIITWWKVGGMKYPTLQRIARDILPIPVTTVASEYAFSTSGRILSAHRSRLAPKTTEALMCMQAWSRDNMFDNVTSDHFAIQSVLEDEQEAMEECESEITIED; encoded by the exons ATGTATGTGCCATGCCCTCATAACTCTGAAGTTATATGCGAAGGACTACATCAAGTCCTCGTCGAGTGGCATCTTGAGAGGAAGATATCTACAGTGACTCTTGACAATTGTGCGGCAAATGATAAAGCTATTTGGAATATGGAAGATAAGTTGGATTCTAACTCTCTTATGTTGCAAGGCAAGCTAATCCATATGCGTTGGTGTGTACATATATTAAATTTGATTGTTCAAGATGGAATGAGTGTCTTGAAAGAAGGTATAGAGAGGGTCCGTGATAGTGTTGCTTATTGGTCTGCCACACCAAAGAGGCATGAAAGGTTTGAAAAGATGGCACGCACTCTGAACATTCCATACACTAGAAAGATTGGACTTGATTGTAAAACACGATGGAACTCAACTTATCTCATGCTTAGCACTGCATTGCCATATCAAGAAATTTTTTATCGTCTAAGTCGACAAGTTAAACAGTTTGATTGTTGTCCAACAATAGAAGATTGGAATTTTGCGAAGGAGGTTTGTGATAAGCTAAAGATCTTTTATGATATCATAGAGTTATTGTCAGGCACTAAATACGTGACATCTAATATTTTGTTTCCAAAGATATGTTGTATTCGTTTGGTAATAAGGAAATGGTCAGCTACTAATAATGAATTGATGCAAAAGATATGCGAAGAAATGAAAGAAAAGTTCGATAAGTATTGGCTTGATGTGCATGGTCTTATGGCCATGGCAACTATTCTTGATCCTAGGTATAAAACTCACATGCTGCAGGCTTTATTTGGATCTCTTTATGGATATGAACATGCAGCCAATAAAGTTGATGAGCTAAAAAACCTTATGGTTGAATTGTTGCTTGAATACAAAGAATCTGACGAGCCTGCTGCTTCTGTCCAAGTTGCTGCCCAAGTTGACAAAGATCAGGAGGATGAAGCGGGCATATTACTTGATCAATATATGATGCAGCAGCCCATTGTTTCTTCTCAGCTATGCACAGAATTGGACTTGTACTTAGAGGAGCCTGCTCTCCCTAGAACACAAGAGGTTGACATCATTACTTGGTGGAAGGTTGGAGGTATGAAGTATCCCACCTTGCAAAGGATTGCTCGTGATATATTACCCATTCCAGTCACAACCGTGGCATCCGAATATGCATTTAGTACCAGTGGCAGAATACTTAGTGCACATCGAAGTCGCCTTGCACCCAAAACCACAGAAGCTCTTATGTGCATGCAAGCATGGAGTCGTGATAATATGTTTG ATAATGTCACATCCGACCACTTTGCGATTCAATCTGTTCTTGAAGATGAACAAGAAGCTATG GAGGAATGTGAATCTGAAATCACCATTGAAGACTAA